From the genome of Thermoflexus hugenholtzii, one region includes:
- a CDS encoding ABC transporter permease translates to MFQRIGAVIYKEVLHIVRDPRTLAVMFMIPVVQLFLLGYAATTDVKHVPMVVLDWDHTPQSQELVDAYRAVDVFRIIGYVEREEDLARLLDAGIAQAALLIPKGYGADVLAGRLATVGLIIDGSDPAVASNAYAAALSIAQNHSTQILRRTLNLDPRRMPGLDPRPRVWYNPEMRSANYMIPGLIGAILQFLTMLLTAQAIVREREQGTMEQLIVTPIRPVELVVGKVAPYVLIAYIDFAIILTLGALWFRVPFRGNLGLLLALSGLFLLSSLGLGLLISTVASTQREAMLLTYFLLLPSIFLAGLLFPIQAMPQVLQWISYLIPLRYMLVILRSIIVKGVGIEPLWDETVALLLFGIAAMGLAARRFRKRLE, encoded by the coding sequence ATGTTCCAGCGTATCGGGGCGGTGATCTACAAAGAAGTGTTGCACATCGTGCGGGATCCCCGCACCCTGGCGGTGATGTTCATGATCCCCGTGGTCCAGCTCTTCCTGCTGGGCTACGCGGCGACCACCGATGTGAAGCACGTGCCCATGGTGGTCCTGGACTGGGATCACACTCCCCAGAGCCAGGAGCTGGTGGACGCCTATCGGGCGGTGGATGTCTTTCGCATCATCGGCTATGTAGAGCGAGAGGAGGATCTGGCGCGGCTGTTGGATGCGGGGATCGCCCAGGCGGCCCTTCTGATCCCGAAGGGATACGGGGCGGATGTCCTGGCCGGCCGCCTGGCCACAGTGGGGCTGATCATCGACGGCAGCGACCCTGCGGTGGCCAGCAACGCCTACGCGGCGGCCCTCTCCATCGCCCAGAACCACTCCACGCAGATCCTCCGGCGGACGCTGAACCTGGACCCGCGGCGGATGCCCGGCCTGGATCCGCGCCCCCGGGTCTGGTATAACCCGGAGATGCGCAGCGCCAACTATATGATCCCGGGCCTGATCGGCGCCATCCTTCAGTTCCTCACCATGCTCCTCACGGCCCAGGCCATCGTCCGGGAACGGGAGCAGGGGACGATGGAGCAGCTCATTGTCACGCCCATCCGGCCGGTCGAGCTGGTGGTGGGGAAGGTGGCCCCTTACGTCCTGATCGCCTACATCGATTTCGCCATCATCCTGACCCTGGGGGCCCTCTGGTTCCGGGTGCCCTTCCGGGGAAACCTGGGTCTGCTCCTGGCTCTCTCCGGGTTGTTCCTGCTTTCCTCCCTGGGGCTGGGGCTGCTGATCTCCACGGTGGCCTCCACGCAGCGGGAGGCGATGTTGCTGACCTATTTCCTCCTCCTGCCTTCCATTTTCCTGGCCGGCCTTCTCTTTCCCATTCAAGCGATGCCTCAGGTCCTCCAGTGGATCAGTTATCTGATCCCTCTCCGCTACATGCTGGTGATCCTGCGCAGCATCATCGTGAAAGGGGTAGGCATCGAGCCGTTGTGGGATGAGACCGTTGCTCTCCTCCTGTTCGGGATAGCGGCCATGGGCCTGGCGGCCCGCCGCTTCCGGAAGCGGCTGGAATGA
- a CDS encoding HlyD family secretion protein, whose amino-acid sequence MRRFALVRMLLMIGIIGGIGGWALLQSPRSAGGAEVRFSGTLTGRSVRLSTEAGGTVRWLADEGTTVKAGEIVAELEDPVLQQQFQEAEAAVEAARAELAALEAGASPEQLAALAAQVRQAEAERAMAEGLWRMALRQLRTPQDLERQILEARTALAAAEQGVERARADLEKTRAERDRLPFDQREIADQQVAAAEAALRAAEAERDAARARLESLLRIRQRPLALQAQVHAAEAQVRAAEAAVRVAQARLDRARNGPAPWERDAARAAVALAEARRDLLRLQIERLRLTAPFTATVSEHLARVGETLGAGQPVLSLSSVDPLEITIYVSVGQVGRLRVGQPVKVQVDAFPGEMFPGVIARIAPEATFTPRNVQTREERQALVFPVTVRVPNPEGRLKAGMPADVLLPLGP is encoded by the coding sequence ATGCGTCGCTTCGCTCTGGTGCGGATGCTCCTGATGATCGGGATCATCGGCGGGATCGGGGGGTGGGCTCTTCTGCAGTCCCCTCGAAGCGCAGGGGGGGCGGAGGTGCGGTTCTCCGGCACCCTCACGGGTCGGAGCGTTCGCCTTTCGACAGAGGCAGGAGGAACGGTGCGCTGGCTGGCCGATGAGGGGACGACGGTGAAGGCGGGAGAGATCGTCGCCGAGCTGGAGGATCCGGTCCTCCAGCAGCAATTCCAGGAAGCGGAGGCGGCGGTGGAGGCGGCCCGGGCGGAGCTCGCCGCGCTGGAGGCGGGGGCCTCACCGGAGCAGCTCGCTGCCCTCGCCGCGCAGGTCCGCCAGGCGGAGGCGGAACGCGCCATGGCCGAAGGGCTCTGGCGGATGGCCCTGCGCCAGCTGCGGACGCCTCAAGACCTGGAGCGCCAGATCCTGGAGGCCCGGACGGCGCTGGCGGCGGCGGAGCAGGGGGTGGAACGGGCCCGGGCCGACCTGGAGAAGACGCGGGCGGAGCGGGATCGCCTGCCCTTCGATCAGCGGGAGATCGCCGACCAGCAGGTGGCTGCGGCGGAAGCGGCGTTGCGGGCGGCGGAGGCAGAGCGGGATGCAGCCCGGGCCCGGCTGGAGAGCCTCCTTCGGATCCGCCAGCGGCCTCTCGCGTTGCAGGCCCAGGTCCATGCGGCGGAGGCTCAGGTCCGGGCGGCAGAGGCCGCCGTCCGGGTAGCCCAGGCTCGGCTGGACCGCGCCCGGAACGGGCCTGCGCCGTGGGAGCGGGATGCGGCCCGGGCGGCCGTGGCCCTGGCCGAGGCGCGACGGGATCTGTTGCGCTTACAAATCGAACGGTTGCGCCTCACCGCACCGTTCACCGCGACGGTTTCCGAGCATCTGGCCCGTGTCGGAGAAACCCTGGGGGCTGGACAACCTGTCCTCAGCCTCAGCTCCGTGGATCCCCTGGAGATCACGATCTATGTGTCGGTGGGGCAGGTGGGGCGGCTGCGCGTGGGCCAGCCTGTGAAGGTTCAGGTGGATGCCTTCCCCGGCGAAATGTTCCCCGGTGTGATCGCCCGCATTGCACCGGAGGCGACCTTCACCCCCCGTAACGTCCAGACCCGGGAGGAGCGTCAGGCCCTGGTCTTCCCGGTGACCGTGCGGGTGCCCAACCCGGAGGGACGGCTGAAGGCCGGGATGCCTGCCGATGTCTTGCTTCCCCTTGGGCCCTGA
- a CDS encoding ABC transporter ATP-binding protein, giving the protein MAGEAVWVEHLEKRFGAVHALRDLSFVVEDGEIFGIIGPDGAGKTTLLRLLAGVLRPDAGTIRVLGRDLLREPERIRRSLGYMPQSFSLYGDLTVRENLSFFATMYGSQDPEWIRRMLGFARLEPFLDRRAAQLSGGMQKKLALIGAMVHRPRLLLLDEPTTGVDPLSRRELWDLLSEFHVQGVTIIVTTPYLDEAERCTRIALMHQGRMLAVDAPGRLRSAFRHPVLEILAQPVLRAQAALAAHPAVLEAVVLGDRVRAVVREDGVALSELVAALRALPGIEVQEARWAPPRLEEVFAYLMRREGGRG; this is encoded by the coding sequence ATGGCTGGCGAAGCGGTGTGGGTCGAACATCTGGAGAAACGATTCGGGGCAGTGCATGCCCTCCGGGATCTCTCGTTCGTGGTGGAGGACGGAGAGATCTTCGGGATCATCGGGCCGGACGGGGCGGGGAAGACCACGCTGCTGCGTCTCCTCGCCGGGGTCCTGCGGCCGGATGCAGGGACGATCCGGGTGCTGGGGCGGGATCTGCTGCGTGAGCCCGAGCGGATCCGTCGATCCCTGGGTTACATGCCCCAGAGCTTCAGCCTCTATGGAGATCTCACAGTCCGCGAGAACCTATCTTTCTTCGCGACGATGTATGGATCGCAGGACCCCGAATGGATCCGGCGGATGCTGGGCTTCGCCCGCCTGGAGCCGTTCCTGGATCGCCGGGCGGCGCAGCTCTCCGGGGGCATGCAGAAGAAGCTGGCCCTGATCGGGGCGATGGTCCACCGGCCCCGCTTGCTGCTCCTGGACGAGCCCACCACGGGGGTGGACCCGCTGTCGCGGCGGGAGCTCTGGGATCTGCTCAGCGAGTTCCACGTGCAGGGAGTGACCATCATCGTCACCACCCCGTATCTCGATGAGGCGGAGCGCTGCACCCGGATCGCCCTGATGCACCAGGGACGGATGCTGGCCGTGGATGCACCGGGGAGGCTCCGGTCTGCGTTCCGTCATCCGGTGCTCGAGATCCTCGCTCAGCCGGTCCTGCGGGCCCAGGCGGCCCTGGCCGCCCATCCGGCGGTTCTGGAGGCTGTGGTCCTGGGAGATCGGGTGCGGGCGGTGGTCCGGGAGGACGGGGTGGCCCTTTCCGAGCTCGTCGCAGCGCTGCGGGCGCTTCCGGGGATCGAGGTCCAGGAGGCCCGCTGGGCCCCTCCGCGTCTGGAGGAGGTGTTCGCCTACCTGATGCGTCGGGAGGGAGGCCGTGGCTGA
- a CDS encoding HlyD family secretion protein gives MNGRKHLGWWLGLLVLLSACRPGAARPLVVSGYLEARMVDVIAVEGGRVLQVRVEEGDVVRPGQPLVDLDPAFLEAQIRMAEAQVAQARAALEALEAGPREEDLREAAARVDQAQALRDGAYQAWQDAQAMLREPQDLLLQREVAAAQVRAAQARLEQAVALKDIAERLKSRAEAAMREWERLPPALRPPLPAEVRNAAYAYWSAWAEVNRAGAAYDGSRALLEYLDAVIRDPIALRTQVVEAEGRYRAAEAVLEAARAQQAALRAGASPEQREAARARLRQAEAALEALKARRSRFQLLAPRGGIVALRAVEPGERVAPGTRVLQLMDLQTLELVVYIPEAALGRVRPGMKVPVTVEGFPGERFEGVIVHIAEEASFIPRNVQSPEERARLTFAVRIRLENPDGRLKPGVPADVEIP, from the coding sequence ATGAACGGACGCAAACACCTCGGATGGTGGTTGGGGTTGCTCGTCCTGCTCAGCGCCTGCCGGCCGGGGGCCGCTCGGCCGCTGGTGGTCTCCGGTTATCTGGAGGCGCGGATGGTCGACGTGATCGCGGTGGAGGGCGGTCGGGTGCTTCAAGTTCGGGTGGAGGAAGGGGATGTCGTCCGGCCCGGGCAGCCTCTTGTGGATCTGGACCCGGCTTTTCTGGAGGCCCAGATCCGAATGGCCGAGGCCCAGGTGGCGCAGGCCCGGGCCGCGCTGGAAGCGCTGGAGGCGGGGCCCCGGGAGGAAGATCTGCGGGAGGCGGCCGCGCGGGTGGATCAGGCCCAGGCCCTGCGGGATGGCGCCTATCAGGCCTGGCAGGACGCGCAGGCGATGCTCCGGGAGCCTCAGGATCTCCTGCTCCAGCGGGAGGTGGCCGCCGCGCAGGTCCGGGCAGCCCAGGCGCGGCTGGAGCAGGCGGTGGCGCTGAAAGACATCGCGGAGCGGTTGAAGAGCCGGGCCGAGGCGGCGATGCGGGAGTGGGAGCGGCTTCCCCCCGCTCTCCGTCCGCCGTTGCCTGCGGAGGTGCGGAACGCGGCCTATGCTTACTGGTCGGCCTGGGCGGAGGTGAACCGGGCCGGCGCCGCCTACGATGGAAGCCGTGCCCTTCTGGAATACCTGGATGCGGTGATCCGGGATCCGATCGCGTTGCGGACGCAGGTGGTGGAGGCGGAGGGGCGGTATCGGGCCGCGGAGGCTGTGCTGGAGGCCGCCCGGGCGCAGCAGGCGGCCCTCCGGGCGGGCGCCTCGCCGGAGCAGCGGGAAGCCGCGCGGGCACGCCTGCGGCAAGCGGAGGCGGCCCTGGAGGCCCTGAAAGCCCGCCGCTCCCGCTTCCAGCTTCTCGCTCCTCGGGGAGGGATCGTGGCGTTGCGGGCGGTGGAGCCCGGCGAGCGGGTGGCCCCCGGGACCCGGGTGCTGCAGCTGATGGATCTCCAGACTCTGGAGCTGGTCGTCTACATCCCGGAGGCCGCGCTGGGTCGGGTGCGACCCGGTATGAAAGTCCCGGTGACCGTGGAGGGGTTCCCGGGCGAGCGGTTTGAGGGGGTGATCGTTCATATCGCCGAGGAGGCTTCCTTCATCCCGCGCAACGTCCAGAGCCCGGAGGAGCGGGCGCGCCTGACCTTCGCGGTGCGCATCCGCCTGGAGAACCCGGACGGTCGTCTGAAGCCGGGAGTGCCCGCGGACGTTGAGATCCCTTGA
- a CDS encoding ABC transporter ATP-binding protein, whose translation MAEVVVRAERLTRRFGAFTAVDHISFEVRRGEIFGFLGPNGAGKTTTIRMLLGLLEPTEGRAWVLGYDAARETARIRPRVGYMSQRFSLYPDLSVEETLRFYGAAYGLPVQRLRERIPTLLERLDLAGQSRRLVRHLAGGWRQRMALAVALLHEPEIMFLDEPTAGMDPLARREIWALLYQLAERGVTIFVTTHYMDEAEQCSRLALIHNGRLLAQGTPFELKERAGPRGIVAVSATPLERAFLLLRDWPFFQHVAFHGARIHAYPRDPGLSIEEIRRRLEEAGLEEISVEWIRPSLEDVFLWLVDQAAQEAELPSRSGGALR comes from the coding sequence GTGGCTGAGGTGGTGGTCCGAGCGGAGCGCCTGACCCGACGGTTCGGCGCGTTCACCGCCGTGGACCATATCTCCTTCGAGGTCAGGCGGGGGGAGATCTTCGGCTTCCTGGGGCCGAACGGGGCGGGGAAAACCACCACCATTCGCATGCTGCTGGGGTTGCTGGAGCCCACAGAGGGCCGGGCATGGGTGCTCGGGTATGACGCCGCCCGGGAGACCGCGCGCATCCGCCCGCGCGTCGGTTACATGAGCCAGCGGTTCAGCCTGTATCCCGATCTCTCCGTGGAGGAGACGCTGCGGTTTTATGGGGCCGCTTATGGATTGCCCGTCCAACGGCTCCGGGAGCGGATCCCGACGTTGCTGGAGCGGCTGGATCTGGCCGGGCAGTCCCGGCGTCTGGTCCGTCACCTGGCGGGAGGCTGGCGGCAACGGATGGCCCTGGCGGTGGCCCTGCTCCACGAGCCGGAGATCATGTTCCTCGATGAGCCCACCGCGGGGATGGACCCCCTGGCCCGCCGGGAGATCTGGGCGTTGCTTTACCAGCTGGCCGAGCGGGGGGTGACGATCTTCGTCACCACGCATTATATGGATGAGGCCGAGCAGTGCTCCCGCCTGGCGCTCATCCACAACGGGCGCCTGCTGGCCCAGGGAACCCCTTTCGAGCTCAAGGAGCGGGCGGGGCCGAGGGGGATCGTCGCGGTCTCCGCCACGCCGCTGGAGCGGGCTTTCCTTCTCTTGCGGGACTGGCCCTTCTTCCAGCACGTCGCCTTCCACGGCGCCCGGATCCACGCCTATCCCCGGGATCCGGGGCTCTCCATCGAGGAGATCCGCCGCCGTCTGGAGGAGGCGGGCCTGGAGGAGATCTCCGTGGAGTGGATCCGTCCTTCTCTGGAGGATGTGTTCCTCTGGCTAGTGGATCAGGCAGCGCAGGAGGCGGAACTCCCCTCGCGGTCAGGAGGTGCGCTTCGATGA